The following are encoded together in the Bacillota bacterium genome:
- a CDS encoding TolC family protein, producing MNGAIIWMVGWLLALSAPVWAQQMLTLSDALTAAERQNPLLQAARARRDAAQARAQMASAMLLPQVSLSGWLAQGTVDNMLASSPGVMPDSMRMAPRDQFAASQLKLSVPLFTGGRLQGMIGAARAERDAMSEEVRETVQEVRLEVTMRYLQALLRRQLVEVAEKRYQAQQEQTAVIEQLYESGKAPLAFVLRSRAAEAEAKQAWTTARAEFRKSLLNLQTSIGATPGEEIDLPLHQEPVFNLPATPEAAVERALQQRPSLQAQRARVQMAKLDRLVTEGAMRPQAYLTASQDWVKVQGMSAQSGYTVALAISVPVWTGGQLQAQVRAAAAREQEQMALWRGQQLQVENEVRQAWLDIETAAANIATAEAALKDAEEAYRVATLRVNEGKAPLVEQIDALAALTEARTRLLEAQTEHKLAQARLLRAIGEL from the coding sequence GTGAACGGAGCAATCATCTGGATGGTGGGCTGGTTACTGGCACTCTCTGCGCCGGTATGGGCGCAACAGATGCTGACACTTTCGGATGCGTTGACGGCTGCGGAGCGTCAAAATCCCCTGCTACAAGCAGCGCGGGCACGCCGTGACGCAGCACAGGCGCGAGCACAGATGGCATCTGCCATGCTGCTGCCACAGGTGTCGTTATCCGGCTGGCTGGCGCAAGGGACGGTGGACAACATGCTGGCGTCGTCGCCGGGGGTGATGCCCGACTCGATGCGGATGGCGCCACGCGACCAGTTTGCCGCGTCACAGCTGAAGCTATCCGTTCCATTGTTCACTGGTGGACGGTTACAGGGCATGATTGGTGCTGCTCGTGCGGAGAGAGACGCGATGTCTGAGGAAGTACGGGAAACGGTTCAGGAGGTGCGTTTAGAGGTCACCATGCGCTATCTGCAGGCGTTGCTGCGCAGGCAGCTGGTGGAGGTGGCGGAGAAGCGGTATCAGGCGCAGCAGGAGCAGACGGCCGTCATCGAGCAGTTGTACGAAAGCGGTAAAGCGCCGCTGGCTTTCGTGTTGCGCAGCCGCGCGGCGGAGGCAGAGGCAAAGCAAGCATGGACTACCGCCCGCGCCGAGTTCCGAAAGAGCCTGCTGAACCTTCAGACCAGCATCGGTGCAACACCCGGAGAGGAAATAGACCTGCCGCTGCATCAGGAGCCTGTGTTTAACCTGCCTGCCACCCCGGAGGCAGCAGTAGAGAGGGCACTGCAGCAACGCCCTTCGCTACAGGCGCAACGAGCTCGGGTGCAAATGGCGAAACTCGATCGACTCGTTACCGAAGGAGCGATGCGCCCGCAGGCGTACCTGACAGCTTCGCAGGACTGGGTGAAGGTGCAGGGCATGTCGGCGCAGTCCGGTTACACGGTGGCGCTGGCGATCAGTGTGCCGGTGTGGACAGGTGGGCAGCTGCAGGCGCAGGTTCGGGCAGCTGCGGCTCGCGAGCAGGAGCAGATGGCTTTGTGGCGTGGACAACAGCTTCAGGTGGAGAATGAGGTGCGTCAGGCATGGCTGGATATCGAAACGGCTGCGGCGAACATCGCTACGGCAGAAGCCGCTCTTAAGGATGCGGAGGAAGCATACCGCGTGGCGACGTTACGGGTAAACGAAGGGAAAGCCCCCCTCGTGGAACAAATCGACGCCCTCGCCGCCCTGACCGAAGCACGCACCCGCTTGCTGGAGGCGCAGACAGAGCACAAGCTGGCGCAGGCACGCCTGCTTCGGGCGATAGGAGAACTGTAG
- the nadE gene encoding NAD(+) synthase has protein sequence MEELRIEPEDVVACLTTFIRNAVEDFRREGVVVGLSGGLDSAVVATIAARALGADGVLGVILPERDSAPESKQLARRLAQSLGIRCRTVGLTLPLALLGVYRQVPLWLIPGRRLKAKAVQHYYEQFRKTLPEGETPFSAVMTGTRGLRGPWLNETVAYHRVKVRLRMTVLYYYAERFNLLVAGTANKTELATGLFVRYGDVAADIAPLATLYKTQVRALAEYLQIPQQIIARPPSPDLLPGLTDELAIGLDYATLDRVLWRLERGMDAETIAREVGLSPAQVRYVQTLNGRAQRLLSPPLTAC, from the coding sequence TTGGAAGAGCTGCGCATCGAGCCAGAGGACGTAGTAGCCTGTTTGACCACCTTTATCCGCAACGCGGTAGAGGATTTTCGCCGCGAAGGGGTGGTCGTTGGGCTGAGTGGAGGGCTCGATTCGGCAGTGGTTGCCACTATTGCTGCCCGGGCTCTGGGGGCTGATGGCGTGCTGGGGGTGATACTGCCGGAGCGCGATAGCGCGCCCGAAAGCAAGCAGCTGGCACGCCGGCTCGCCCAGAGCCTGGGCATCCGCTGCCGAACCGTTGGATTAACCCTACCGCTCGCCTTGCTGGGGGTGTATCGGCAAGTGCCCCTGTGGCTGATACCTGGCCGTCGCCTGAAGGCAAAAGCCGTGCAGCACTATTATGAGCAGTTCCGCAAGACCCTGCCCGAAGGAGAGACTCCGTTTTCCGCAGTGATGACAGGCACCCGGGGATTGCGCGGTCCATGGCTGAACGAGACGGTCGCCTATCACCGGGTGAAAGTCCGCCTGCGCATGACCGTGCTTTACTACTACGCCGAGCGATTTAACCTGCTGGTCGCCGGTACCGCAAATAAGACCGAGCTGGCAACGGGTCTGTTCGTGAGGTACGGCGATGTGGCAGCGGATATCGCCCCGCTGGCTACCCTCTACAAAACACAGGTGCGCGCACTGGCAGAATACCTGCAAATCCCTCAGCAGATTATCGCCCGCCCCCCCTCGCCGGACCTCCTGCCCGGCTTGACCGACGAGCTGGCGATAGGGCTGGATTATGCGACGCTGGACAGGGTGCTCTGGCGACTGGAGCGGGGGATGGACGCAGAAACTATCGCCAGAGAAGTCGGGCTTTCGCCAGCGCAGGTGCGGTATGTGCAAACCCTGAACGGGCGTGCTCAACGCCTGTTGTCGCCGCCGCTGACAGCGTGTTGA
- a CDS encoding radical SAM protein, producing MSARGTVLQQAVEGSLDSLLSLAEQALWNDRLRRAVMRQLEKHLLAHLQTSASPNRPPQVTRDKVDLMRALIRSIDRAMERRQVSRTVVRRLLRVLVVNTILRQNEDIETAECSFMQRHEGHAPPITMVLSPTKVCNLHCIGCYANSSQGTVDKLEWDIVHRIVSEAKTLWGMRFFTISGGEPLAYRSQGKGILDLFAEHEDCFFMMYTNGTLIDRRVAEQMAQAGNIVPAISVEGLEERTDARRGKGVFRRILEAMEHLREAGVVFGISLTATRHNAEEILSDEFVDFFFEQQQAVFGWLFQYMPIGRGYTLELLPTPEQRVWMWRRTWQLIRERHIMLADFWNCGTVSDGCIAAGRDAGYLYIDWSGKVMPCVFVPYSAVNIHDIYRRGGTLDDIYDLPYFRAIRQWQWDYGFGKQRPEEHGNWLIPCSIRDHHRDGRAMIDRYRPEPEDESAADALRDPSYYQGLVAYDERLREKFDPIWQQEYLSEIQGGRNRSWKSCASSQRT from the coding sequence ATGAGCGCGAGAGGGACTGTGTTGCAGCAAGCGGTGGAAGGAAGCCTGGATTCCCTGCTGTCTCTTGCCGAGCAAGCGTTGTGGAATGACAGGTTGCGCCGTGCAGTGATGCGGCAACTGGAGAAGCACCTGCTGGCGCACCTGCAAACGAGTGCCAGCCCGAACCGACCTCCGCAGGTCACCCGGGATAAGGTGGACCTGATGCGCGCGCTGATACGCTCCATTGACCGGGCAATGGAGCGCAGGCAGGTCTCCCGTACGGTGGTCCGCCGGCTGTTGCGAGTGCTGGTGGTGAACACCATCCTGCGCCAGAACGAAGACATCGAAACCGCGGAGTGCAGCTTCATGCAACGGCATGAAGGACATGCCCCTCCGATTACGATGGTGCTCAGCCCCACAAAGGTGTGTAACCTGCACTGCATCGGCTGCTATGCGAACTCCAGCCAGGGCACTGTGGACAAACTGGAGTGGGACATTGTGCACCGGATTGTCAGTGAGGCGAAAACGCTGTGGGGCATGCGTTTCTTCACCATCTCAGGCGGCGAGCCACTGGCATATCGCTCACAGGGCAAGGGCATACTGGACCTGTTCGCCGAGCACGAAGATTGCTTCTTCATGATGTACACCAACGGCACGCTCATTGACCGGCGCGTTGCCGAACAGATGGCGCAGGCGGGTAACATCGTGCCTGCCATTTCGGTGGAAGGGCTGGAGGAGCGTACCGACGCGCGGCGTGGCAAGGGCGTCTTCCGGCGCATTCTGGAAGCGATGGAACACCTGCGCGAGGCGGGGGTGGTCTTTGGCATCTCGCTCACTGCCACACGCCATAACGCCGAGGAGATTTTGTCTGACGAGTTCGTGGATTTCTTCTTTGAGCAGCAGCAGGCGGTGTTCGGCTGGTTGTTCCAGTACATGCCCATCGGGCGCGGCTATACGCTGGAGCTGCTGCCCACACCGGAACAGCGAGTGTGGATGTGGCGACGCACCTGGCAACTTATTCGGGAGCGTCACATCATGCTGGCGGACTTCTGGAACTGCGGAACCGTCAGCGATGGCTGTATCGCTGCAGGGCGCGACGCAGGTTACCTGTACATCGACTGGAGCGGCAAGGTGATGCCCTGTGTGTTCGTGCCCTACTCGGCGGTGAACATCCACGACATCTATCGTCGGGGCGGCACGCTGGACGACATCTATGACCTGCCCTACTTCCGCGCCATCCGGCAATGGCAGTGGGACTACGGCTTCGGCAAGCAACGACCGGAGGAACACGGCAACTGGCTCATCCCCTGCTCGATACGTGACCATCACCGCGACGGGCGTGCGATGATCGACCGATACCGCCCCGAGCCGGAGGATGAGTCTGCAGCCGACGCACTGCGAGACCCCAGCTACTATCAGGGACTGGTCGCTTACGACGAGAGGCTACGGGAGAAGTTCGATCCTATCTGGCAACAGGAGTACCTGAGCGAGATTCAAGGGGGCAGGAACCGTTCTTGGAAGAGCTGCGCATCGAGCCAGAGGACGTAG
- a CDS encoding LemA family protein, protein MAGMSTLAIVLFIIGGVLVIWVIAAYNNLVNLRGQAQRAWANVDVVLKQRWDLIPNLVETVKAYAQHEKQVLERIAELRAVALGAQDRKQRIQAEQEASRLLGNIIVWGEQYPELKANENFLHLQRTLADLEEQIADRRELYNEAATNYNVYQKTFPAVLVAQSVWAEEMPLFEAAPQEREVPKVQF, encoded by the coding sequence ATGGCAGGAATGTCAACGTTAGCGATTGTGCTGTTCATCATCGGAGGCGTGCTGGTGATATGGGTCATCGCCGCCTACAACAACCTGGTGAACCTGCGCGGGCAGGCACAGCGCGCGTGGGCGAACGTGGATGTGGTGCTCAAACAGCGTTGGGACCTCATCCCGAACCTGGTGGAGACGGTAAAGGCGTATGCGCAGCACGAGAAGCAGGTACTGGAGCGTATCGCCGAGCTGCGTGCGGTTGCGCTGGGCGCGCAAGACCGCAAACAGCGTATTCAGGCGGAGCAGGAGGCGTCACGCCTGCTGGGCAACATCATCGTGTGGGGCGAGCAGTACCCCGAGCTGAAGGCAAACGAGAACTTCCTGCACCTGCAGCGCACCCTGGCGGATTTGGAGGAGCAAATCGCCGACCGCCGCGAACTGTACAACGAGGCAGCGACCAACTACAACGTGTATCAGAAGACCTTCCCCGCCGTGCTGGTGGCGCAGAGCGTATGGGCAGAGGAGATGCCTCTCTTCGAGGCAGCTCCACAGGAGAGAGAGGTACCGAAGGTGCAGTTTTAA
- a CDS encoding tetratricopeptide repeat protein yields MRTILPLAILALALCAASAQAQTSASPAWKQEFARARQVWEKGEFDRAFKVLEKAYALAPDDTARAQIAFRTADWAHQLGRYDTARRWYLKCLELAPSGSDLIRRANIGLSRLPSPGPPAPRLPSVPYSTESLPRVPTAGLLAPIAVASLFAFVCLMLLLQWASGWQRGALPAQVLLSLLLTGGVTMMLPLAALLIRQQLQPEPDGWVAGGLTLASVACLAFAARTWQQGQLLRNTPLARLRSASHGFLKVRGTAEPAFGVVQSQVGDIPGIYISELSERYVRRIKRYYDSQSKSWKTRTVYRWETIYSATHRVDFILDDGTGKAIVEVEGAEFYPDHIALFYNYHPVRSFPWFAHVGDVRTRVSYIPPNATVTVWARYYERDLPGTARDEMRLQYDRFHKCMVVLEGQESKVYTSRSGMGLVLAIIGVIMLLGVLYILLNPGVVTEYVGQEYTYPY; encoded by the coding sequence ATGAGAACGATACTGCCCCTGGCCATACTGGCGCTCGCGTTGTGCGCGGCGTCTGCTCAGGCACAAACGTCTGCCTCACCCGCGTGGAAACAGGAGTTTGCGCGGGCACGACAGGTTTGGGAGAAAGGCGAATTCGACCGTGCGTTCAAGGTGCTGGAGAAGGCGTATGCGCTCGCCCCCGACGATACCGCACGCGCTCAGATTGCCTTCCGCACCGCCGATTGGGCGCACCAGCTGGGCAGGTACGATACCGCGCGCCGTTGGTACCTGAAGTGCCTGGAACTTGCCCCCTCCGGCTCCGATCTCATCCGTCGGGCAAATATCGGCTTGAGCCGCCTTCCGTCGCCGGGTCCCCCAGCCCCGCGTCTTCCCAGCGTACCTTATTCCACCGAATCGCTGCCCAGGGTCCCCACTGCAGGCCTCCTCGCACCGATTGCGGTGGCTTCGCTGTTTGCGTTTGTGTGCCTGATGTTACTGCTGCAATGGGCGAGCGGCTGGCAAAGGGGCGCACTGCCCGCGCAGGTCCTCCTGAGCCTTCTGCTAACAGGCGGGGTGACCATGATGCTGCCGCTGGCGGCGTTACTCATCCGCCAACAGTTGCAGCCCGAGCCAGACGGCTGGGTGGCGGGTGGGCTGACCCTCGCAAGCGTCGCCTGCCTCGCCTTCGCGGCGCGCACATGGCAACAGGGGCAACTGCTGCGCAACACCCCGCTGGCACGTCTGCGCAGCGCGTCGCACGGTTTCCTCAAGGTGCGCGGCACAGCGGAACCTGCCTTTGGCGTGGTGCAGAGTCAGGTCGGAGACATCCCCGGCATCTACATCAGCGAACTCTCCGAGCGTTACGTGCGCCGTATAAAGCGATATTATGACTCGCAGAGCAAAAGCTGGAAAACGCGCACCGTCTACCGCTGGGAGACCATCTACAGCGCCACGCACAGGGTCGACTTCATACTGGACGACGGCACGGGCAAAGCGATTGTGGAGGTGGAAGGGGCGGAGTTCTACCCCGACCACATCGCGCTGTTTTACAACTATCATCCGGTGCGCTCGTTCCCCTGGTTTGCACACGTGGGTGATGTGCGCACGCGGGTGAGCTACATCCCACCCAACGCGACGGTAACCGTCTGGGCACGCTACTACGAACGCGACCTGCCCGGCACCGCACGCGATGAGATGCGCCTGCAGTACGACCGCTTCCACAAATGCATGGTGGTGCTGGAAGGGCAGGAGAGCAAGGTATACACCAGCCGTTCGGGAATGGGACTGGTGCTGGCAATCATCGGTGTCATCATGCTGCTGGGCGTGCTGTATATTCTGCTGAACCCGGGCGTGGTGACGGAGTACGTCGGTCAGGAATACACTTACCCGTACTAG
- a CDS encoding ABC transporter permease subunit: MHFLKSPIYELKQTTREFRWSDAFVLLTITALLYLGVHFGFHAPEVVKGPGIVLHPTALPYYALRSVIRMGAAYMLSLMFTLVYGYAAARSRRAEQILLPTLDVLQSVPILSFLPVVLLGLSAILQEQLAAELASIVLIFTSQVWNMTFSWYQSLTTLPGDLREAAAILRLNWWLRMRKLELPFGAIGLIWNSMMSWAGGWFFLMAAEIFTVGERDYRLPGLGAYLREASHQGNIAAILWGLGTLVLVIVLLDQLVWRPLVAWSEKFKLEMIEQETHASSWFYDILRSSRLSERVSAFWERIGERVDAWTLRVWPFRPERAPEQAQRQDVAWRLFFLAILLLVAYGTLRALHLLIQVQLSQWLAILQGVFMTALRVALALAIAFGWTVPLGVYIGMNARLAAWLQPLVQIAASIPATALFPVFVLMLLNLPAGLNMAAVLLMLTGTQWYLLFNVIAGTMSIPQELRFTVTLLGMNRWQKWRVLILPALFPYLITGAITASGGAWNASIVAEYVEFGGRTLRVTGLGDLIAASTAEGDFPMLLASTLTMILTVVLVNRLLWRRLYRIAASRYRME; the protein is encoded by the coding sequence ATGCATTTTCTGAAATCGCCAATCTACGAGCTCAAACAGACGACCCGGGAGTTTCGGTGGAGCGATGCCTTCGTTTTGCTGACCATCACGGCATTGCTTTATCTCGGGGTGCATTTCGGTTTTCATGCACCGGAGGTGGTCAAAGGCCCCGGCATTGTGCTTCACCCAACTGCGCTGCCCTACTATGCGTTGCGCTCGGTGATTCGCATGGGGGCGGCGTACATGCTGTCGTTAATGTTCACCCTGGTTTACGGTTATGCAGCAGCGCGCAGCCGTCGGGCAGAGCAGATTCTGTTGCCCACGCTGGACGTGCTGCAGAGCGTGCCCATTCTGTCGTTCCTGCCTGTAGTTTTGCTGGGGCTGAGCGCAATCTTGCAGGAGCAGCTGGCGGCGGAACTGGCGTCTATCGTGCTCATCTTCACCAGTCAGGTGTGGAACATGACCTTTTCGTGGTACCAGTCGCTGACCACCCTGCCCGGAGACCTGCGCGAGGCGGCAGCTATCCTGCGGCTGAACTGGTGGCTGAGGATGCGCAAGCTGGAACTCCCCTTTGGCGCGATTGGCCTTATCTGGAACAGCATGATGAGCTGGGCGGGGGGATGGTTCTTCCTGATGGCGGCAGAGATATTCACGGTAGGCGAACGAGACTATCGCCTGCCCGGGCTGGGCGCGTATCTGCGCGAGGCGTCGCATCAGGGAAACATCGCGGCTATACTGTGGGGGCTGGGCACACTCGTGCTGGTGATTGTGCTGCTGGACCAGCTGGTATGGCGCCCGCTGGTGGCGTGGAGCGAAAAGTTCAAACTGGAGATGATCGAACAGGAGACGCATGCCAGCTCGTGGTTCTACGACATCCTGCGCTCCTCCAGGCTGTCGGAAAGGGTATCGGCTTTCTGGGAACGGATTGGGGAGCGAGTGGACGCCTGGACCCTGCGAGTATGGCCCTTCCGCCCTGAGCGCGCGCCCGAGCAGGCGCAACGTCAGGATGTTGCCTGGAGGCTTTTCTTTCTGGCGATATTGCTGCTGGTTGCTTACGGCACGCTACGTGCTCTGCATCTGCTGATTCAGGTGCAGCTGTCGCAATGGCTGGCTATTTTGCAGGGCGTTTTCATGACCGCGCTGCGGGTGGCTTTGGCACTGGCTATTGCCTTCGGCTGGACGGTTCCGCTGGGAGTGTATATCGGCATGAACGCGCGGCTCGCCGCGTGGTTGCAGCCGCTGGTGCAGATTGCCGCGTCCATTCCAGCCACCGCGCTGTTCCCTGTCTTCGTGCTGATGCTGCTGAACCTGCCCGCCGGTTTGAACATGGCGGCGGTGCTTTTGATGCTGACGGGCACACAGTGGTATCTTCTATTTAACGTGATTGCGGGTACCATGTCCATCCCGCAGGAGTTGCGCTTTACCGTCACCCTGCTGGGGATGAACCGCTGGCAGAAGTGGCGCGTGCTGATATTGCCCGCGCTGTTTCCGTATCTGATTACCGGCGCGATTACCGCCAGCGGAGGTGCATGGAACGCCAGCATTGTGGCGGAATACGTGGAGTTTGGTGGACGCACCCTGCGTGTCACCGGACTGGGAGACCTGATTGCCGCCAGCACCGCTGAAGGTGATTTTCCCATGCTGCTGGCATCGACGCTCACCATGATTCTGACGGTCGTACTCGTGAACCGTTTGCTCTGGAGACGATTGTACCGGATTGCCGCATCACGCTACAGGATGGAGTGA
- a CDS encoding AAA-associated domain-containing protein, giving the protein MNNGQTLVELEHVSQVYATGRKRFYAVQDINLSINEGEFVCLLGPSGCGKSTLLRLITGLQRPTEGVVRYRGQELQGVNPHASIVFQTFALFPWLSVQENVEVALKARGVPPKLRTARALDLLDRVGLDGFENAYPRELSGGMRQKVGFARAMAVEPELLCLDEPFSALDVLSSEALRGELLELWLDGKIPTKTILMVTHNIEEAAEMADRLVIMGTSPGRIIAEVNVDLPHPRHRKSPQFLKLIDHIYAILAGQTQPEPVEMGTAPGKPGVTRWLPQIQISDLVGLLEHLAESSEPTYDIYQLTEDFGADSDLVLRLIDTAELLGFVRVGQGDVMLTPLGETFSEASILTRKEIFSTRIRRLPIFQWLINMLQIAENQSLKRDVVRLALELELPPAEAEKQLNTIIEWGRYGELIAYDDETEMLMLEPLAGQAVATH; this is encoded by the coding sequence ATGAACAATGGACAGACACTGGTAGAGCTGGAGCATGTCAGCCAGGTGTACGCCACCGGTAGAAAGCGATTTTATGCGGTACAGGACATCAACCTGAGTATTAACGAGGGGGAGTTCGTTTGTTTGCTGGGTCCTTCGGGTTGTGGCAAGAGCACGCTGTTGCGTTTGATTACGGGACTGCAACGTCCGACGGAGGGTGTCGTCCGCTATCGTGGGCAGGAGCTGCAGGGTGTCAACCCGCATGCCAGTATTGTCTTTCAGACCTTCGCGCTGTTCCCATGGTTGTCGGTGCAGGAGAACGTGGAGGTCGCCCTGAAGGCGCGGGGAGTGCCGCCCAAACTCCGCACCGCGCGCGCCCTGGATTTGCTCGACCGGGTGGGACTGGACGGCTTTGAGAACGCCTATCCGCGCGAGCTGTCGGGCGGGATGCGCCAGAAGGTGGGCTTCGCCCGTGCCATGGCGGTGGAGCCAGAGCTGTTGTGCCTCGACGAGCCGTTTTCCGCGCTGGATGTGCTCAGCTCGGAAGCGTTGCGCGGCGAACTGCTGGAGCTGTGGCTGGACGGTAAAATCCCCACCAAGACCATCCTGATGGTCACGCACAACATCGAGGAAGCGGCGGAGATGGCAGACCGCCTGGTCATCATGGGTACGTCACCCGGAAGGATTATAGCTGAGGTGAACGTCGACCTGCCGCATCCCCGGCACCGCAAGTCCCCCCAGTTCTTGAAGCTCATCGACCACATCTACGCCATCCTTGCCGGACAGACTCAGCCCGAGCCGGTAGAGATGGGTACCGCGCCCGGCAAGCCCGGCGTGACCCGATGGCTGCCCCAAATCCAGATTAGCGACCTCGTGGGGTTGCTCGAGCACCTCGCCGAATCTTCAGAGCCCACCTACGACATTTATCAGCTTACCGAAGACTTCGGTGCGGACTCCGACCTGGTGCTGCGCCTGATTGATACGGCGGAACTGCTGGGCTTCGTTCGCGTCGGGCAGGGTGACGTGATGCTCACCCCGCTGGGCGAGACCTTCAGCGAGGCAAGCATCCTCACCCGTAAGGAGATATTCTCCACGCGGATTCGGAGGCTACCTATCTTCCAGTGGCTGATCAACATGCTGCAGATTGCCGAGAACCAGAGTCTGAAGCGCGATGTGGTGCGCCTCGCGCTGGAGCTGGAACTGCCCCCGGCGGAGGCGGAGAAGCAGCTCAACACCATTATCGAATGGGGGCGATACGGTGAGCTCATCGCTTACGACGATGAGACCGAGATGCTGATGCTGGAGCCGCTGGCAGGTCAGGCGGTGGCCACGCATTGA
- a CDS encoding TlpA family protein disulfide reductase: MRRAIAFVLGAVTIALIFYAFQPSAPVAGQTAPDVILRFTEGGEQRSLSSYRGGVLVLDFWSTSCAPCRDAMPKMEEFHRRYKGQGVTVIGVAVDVDDYNRVVQLAKEAGVTYTIAADTSGEAKQYYQPRTLPTLVVIDKDGVIALRVDGYDPRNREKLLEDAVKRALEKPAKPIVQQQ, encoded by the coding sequence ATGCGCCGAGCGATTGCATTCGTGCTTGGAGCAGTGACGATTGCCCTTATCTTCTACGCCTTCCAGCCCAGTGCCCCTGTTGCAGGACAGACCGCGCCCGACGTTATTTTAAGATTCACGGAGGGGGGCGAACAACGGTCTCTCTCTTCCTATCGGGGTGGCGTGCTGGTGCTGGACTTCTGGTCCACTTCGTGTGCCCCTTGCCGCGATGCCATGCCGAAGATGGAAGAGTTTCACCGTCGATACAAAGGTCAGGGTGTGACCGTCATTGGAGTAGCAGTGGACGTTGACGATTACAACCGCGTGGTTCAGCTGGCTAAAGAAGCGGGGGTCACTTACACCATCGCCGCAGACACCAGCGGCGAGGCAAAGCAGTATTACCAGCCTCGCACCTTGCCGACGCTGGTGGTGATAGACAAAGACGGTGTAATCGCCCTGCGCGTGGATGGTTACGACCCCCGCAACCGCGAGAAGCTGCTGGAAGATGCGGTGAAGCGCGCATTAGAAAAACCAGCGAAACCTATCGTGCAGCAGCAGTGA
- the iolB gene encoding 5-deoxy-glucuronate isomerase, translated as MVKHVTLQYGYNSLVEQGEMQYIELGVFKGKAGDTFAWNTEDCEAVLVFLSGRCRLRVNGEQYPVVGGRRSVFEGNAWSLYAPNGTQVEIEVLDEAEVAVSKTRVTTDAMPKLIPPEEVNVRDVGVWNWRRDVKDIVDKRTPAARLLVGETINPPGNWSSWPPHKHDVHDPPRECKMEEVYLFKVQPGNSFGLGRLYTADATIDEPFVIRDNTVLRIPKGYHPIAAAPGTRVYYLWVLAGEQRDLIPNDAPEFRWQKDTEAVIREMQRQR; from the coding sequence ATGGTCAAACACGTTACCCTGCAGTATGGTTACAATTCGCTGGTGGAGCAGGGCGAGATGCAGTATATCGAACTCGGCGTCTTCAAAGGGAAAGCAGGCGATACCTTTGCCTGGAACACGGAGGACTGTGAAGCGGTGCTGGTTTTTCTTTCGGGCAGGTGTCGTCTGCGGGTCAACGGTGAGCAATACCCTGTGGTCGGCGGGCGGCGCAGCGTGTTCGAAGGCAACGCATGGAGCCTGTACGCGCCGAACGGCACGCAGGTAGAGATAGAGGTGCTGGACGAAGCGGAAGTGGCAGTGAGCAAAACGCGCGTAACCACAGATGCCATGCCCAAACTGATTCCACCCGAAGAGGTGAACGTGCGCGATGTGGGCGTATGGAACTGGCGGCGCGACGTGAAAGACATTGTGGACAAACGCACCCCTGCCGCCCGCCTGCTGGTGGGCGAGACCATCAACCCGCCTGGCAACTGGTCGAGCTGGCCCCCTCACAAGCACGATGTGCACGACCCACCCCGCGAGTGCAAGATGGAGGAGGTCTATCTCTTCAAGGTACAGCCAGGCAACAGTTTTGGGCTAGGCAGGCTGTACACAGCGGATGCTACTATCGACGAGCCGTTCGTCATCCGCGACAACACGGTGCTGCGAATCCCAAAAGGCTATCATCCCATCGCTGCCGCGCCGGGCACCCGCGTCTACTACCTGTGGGTGCTGGCAGGGGAGCAACGCGACCTGATTCCCAATGACGCGCCCGAGTTCCGCTGGCAAAAGGATACGGAGGCAGTCATTCGGGAAATGCAACGTCAACGTTAG
- a CDS encoding PIG-L family deacetylase, whose protein sequence is MLDHWNRVLVFAAHPDDEIIGCGGTIARLSAMGKRVFVVTFCAGETGYSTPEMKDKIAEMRRAEAEACNRVLGITERVILGKPTQGVVNDRETYQECVRLIRHYRPDVILTHWNEDKHRDHRAISAITDEARWKAYENVLADMGEPWYTPELYYYEVLELFPHPSLLIDITDTFRKKRDAMQTQQSQFAVLPGVMEYIEGLAKVRGYARGTQYSEAFLRSNLLPTFA, encoded by the coding sequence ATGCTCGACCACTGGAACCGCGTGCTGGTGTTCGCTGCTCACCCTGACGACGAGATTATCGGCTGCGGAGGCACCATCGCGCGGCTTTCTGCGATGGGCAAACGGGTGTTTGTGGTTACTTTCTGCGCGGGAGAAACGGGCTACAGCACGCCGGAGATGAAAGACAAAATCGCCGAGATGCGTCGGGCGGAGGCGGAAGCCTGTAACCGCGTGCTGGGCATCACCGAACGGGTGATACTGGGCAAGCCCACGCAGGGAGTGGTGAACGACCGCGAGACCTATCAGGAATGCGTGCGTCTCATCCGTCACTACCGTCCCGATGTCATCCTCACCCACTGGAACGAGGACAAGCACCGCGACCACCGTGCCATCTCCGCCATCACCGATGAGGCACGCTGGAAGGCATACGAGAACGTGCTGGCGGATATGGGCGAGCCTTGGTATACACCGGAGCTGTACTACTATGAGGTGCTGGAGCTGTTCCCGCACCCCTCTCTGCTGATAGACATCACGGATACCTTCCGCAAAAAGCGGGATGCGATGCAGACGCAGCAGAGCCAGTTTGCGGTGTTGCCGGGCGTCATGGAGTATATCGAAGGGCTGGCGAAGGTGCGCGGGTATGCACGAGGAACCCAGTATTCGGAAGCGTTCCTGCGCTCGAACTTGCTACCGACGTTTGCGTGA